A region of Pongo pygmaeus isolate AG05252 chromosome 15, NHGRI_mPonPyg2-v2.0_pri, whole genome shotgun sequence DNA encodes the following proteins:
- the GPR132 gene encoding probable G-protein coupled receptor 132, with product MPGNATPVTITPWASLGLPTKTCNNVSFEESRIVLVVVYSAVCTLGVPANCLTAWLALLQVLQGNVLAIYLLCLALCELLYTGTLPLWVIYIRNQHRWTLGLLACKVTAYIFFCNIYVSILFLCCISCDRFVAVVYALESRGHRRQRTAILISACIFILVGIVHYPVFQTEDKETCFDMLQMDSRIAGYYYARFTVGFAIPLSIIAFTNHRIFRSIKRSMGLSAAQKAKVKHSAIAVVVIFLVCFAPYHLVLLVKAAAFSYYRGDRNAMCGLEERLYTASVVFLCLSTVNSVADPIIYVLATDHSRQEVSRIHKGWKQWSMRTDITRLTHTRDTEELQSPMALADHYTFSRPVHPPGSPCPAKRLIEESC from the exons ATGCCAG GAAACGCCACCCCAGTGACCATTACCCCGTGGGCCTCCCTGGGTCTCCCCACCAAGACCTGCAACAACGTGTCCTTCGAGGAGAGCAGGATAGTCCTGGTCGTGGTGTACAGCGCAGTGTGCACGCTGGGGGTGCCGGCCAACTGCCTGACTGCGTGGCTGGCGCTGCTGCAGGTACTGCAGGGCAACGTGCTGGCCATCTACCTGCTCTGCCTGGCACTCTGCGAGCTGCTGTACACGGGCACGCTGCCGCTCTGGGTCATCTATATCCGCAACCAGCACCGCTGGACCCTGGGCCTGCTGGCCTGCAAGGTGACCGCCTACATCTTCTTCTGCAACATCTACGTCAGCATCCTCTTCCTGTGCTGCATCTCCTGCGACCGCTTCGTGGCCGTGGTGTACGCGCTGGAGAGCCGGGGCCACCGCCGCCAGAGGACCGCCATCCTCATCTCCGCCTGCATCTTTATCCTCGTCGGGATCGTTCACTACCCAGTGTTTCAGACGGAAGACAAGGAAACCTGCTTCGACATGCTGCAGATGGACAGCAGGATTGCCGGGTACTACTATGCCAGGTTCACCGTTGGCTTTGCCATCCCTCTCTCCATCATTGCCTTCACCAACCACCGGATTTTCAGGAGCATCAAGCGGAGCATGGGCTTAAGTGCTGCCCAGAAGGCCAAGGTGAAGCACTCGGCCATCGCGGTGGTTGTCATCTTCCTGGTGTGCTTCGCCCCGTACCACCTGGTTCTCCTCGTCAAAGCCGCTGCCTTTTCCTACTACAGAGGAGACAGGAACGCCATGTGCGGCTTGGAGGAAAGGCTGTATACAGCCTCTGTGGTGTTTCTGTGCCTGTCCACGGTGAACAGCGTGGCTGACCCCATTATCTACGTGCTGGCCACGGACCATTCCCGCCAAGAAGTGTCCAGAATCCATAAGGGGTGGAAACAGTGGTCCATGAGGACAGACATCACCAGGCTCACCCACACCAGGGACACTGAGGAGCTGCAGTCACCCATGGCCCTTGCAGACCACTACACCTTCTCCAGGCCCGTGCACCCACCAGGGTCACCATGCCCTGCAAAGAGGCTAATTGAGGAGTCCTGCTGA